The Megalobrama amblycephala isolate DHTTF-2021 linkage group LG20, ASM1881202v1, whole genome shotgun sequence genome includes a window with the following:
- the pts gene encoding 6-pyruvoyl tetrahydrobiopterin synthase, with protein MSERIGFITRVQSFSACHRLHSKSLSDEENKQIFGKCNNPNGHGHNYKVEVTVRGKIDRNTGMVMNLTDLKECIEEAIMKPLDHKNLDRDVPYFADVVSTTENLSVFIWDGMAKLLPPGSLYEIKVYETDKNIVVYRGE; from the exons ATGTCCGAGCGCATCGGCTTCATCACTCGCGTGCAGAGCTTCAGCGCCTGCCATCGATTACACAG CAAATCTTTAAGTGATGAGGagaataaacaaatatttgGAAAATGCAACAATCCTAACGGCCATGGTCATAATTATAAAG TTGAAGTGACGGTTCGAGGAAAG ATCGACAGGAACACGGGAATGGTTATGAATCTTACTGACCTAAAGGAATGTATTGAG gaagcCATCATGAAACCTCTTGACCATAAAAATCTGGACCGGGATGTCCCttactttgcagatgttgtcaG CACCACAGAAAACCTGTCCGTCTTTATTTGGGACGGCATGGCGAAGCTTCTCCCGCCGGGCAGCCTGTATGAGATCAAAGTGTATGAAACGGACAAGAATATTGTTGTATATAGAGGAGAATAG